The proteins below come from a single Rosa rugosa chromosome 2, drRosRugo1.1, whole genome shotgun sequence genomic window:
- the LOC133733792 gene encoding uncharacterized protein LOC133733792: protein MLEGKAVIVETDMLQNMQQNAVDLASKALDFFDVTEATEIGRFIKKDFDSTYGPGWQCIVGTDFGSFVTHCHGCFIYFCIGSLAVLLFKGSAGPDQTQANHCSPLEAVKA, encoded by the exons ATGTTAGAAGGCAAGGCCGTGATTGTTgagactgatatgcttcaaAACATGCAGCAGAATGCAGTTGACTTGGCATCAAAAGCCCTAGATTTCTTCGATGTAACCGAAGCCACTGAGATAGGCCGCTTCATTAAGAAG GATTTTGACAGTACGTATGGACCTGGATGGCAGTGTATTGTAGGAACAGATTTTGGTTCGTTTGTTACGCATTGTCACGGTTGTTTTATCTACTTTTGCATTGGCAGCCTAGCAGTTTTACTCTTCAAGGGATCTGCAGGTCCAGATCAAACTCAGGCAAACCACTGTTCTCCCCTAGAGGCAGTAAAAGCATGA
- the LOC133734847 gene encoding cyclic nucleotide-gated ion channel 4, with translation MPIEQEISHSSRMHHYMTQDDDDSSEVEERVFEDYEDDDEDAEDEDDSGRGSKFCMFTACGGGSGRRRPSWSLGQVLDPRAKWVQEWNRVFLLVCATGLVIDPLFFYSLSISERCMCLFVDGWFAITVTVLRCMTDVLHVWNMWLQLKTAKRYSFTAMVGGGEGTNNGLRDTSPRSVAMRYLKGKKGFLFDLFVILPIPQIVLWVVIPALLEKGSVTVVMTVFLMFFIQYLPKIYHSVCLLRRMQNLSGYIFGTVWWGIALNLIAYFVAAHAAGACWYLLGIQRAEKCLKEQCREAAGCGMRILSCKDPFYYGKETNLRDRARIAWANNKQARSTCLESPDHYDYGAFAWTVQLFTNDSRLEKILFPIFWGLMTLSTFGNLESSTEWLEVVFNIIVLTSGLLLVTMLIGNIKVFLHATTSKKQAMQLKMRNIEWWMRKRHLPMGFRQRVRNYERQRWAAMRGVDECEMIRNLPEGLRRDIKYHLCLDLVRQVPLFQYMDDLVLENICDRVKSLIFPKGETITREGDPVQRMLFVVRGHLQSSQVLRDGVKSCCMLGPGNFSGDELLSWCLRRPFIERLPPSSSTLITLETTEAFSLEAEDVKYVTQHFRYTFVNEKVKRSARYYSPGWRTWAAVAIQLAWRRYKHRLTLTSLSFIRPRRPLSRCSSLGEDRLRLYTALLTSPKPNDQDDFLID, from the exons ATGCCTATAGAGCAAGAGATTTCTCACTCGTCGCGCATGCACCACTACATGACACAAGACGACGATGACAGCTCTGAGGTAGAAGAGAGAGTATTTGAGGACTACGAAGACGACGACGAAGACGCAGAAGATGAGGATGACAGTGGCAGAGGGAGTAAATTCTGCATGTTCACTGCGTGCGGTGGTGGCTCTGGCCGCAGAAGACCGAGTTGGTCTCTGGGCCAGGTCCTGGACCCGCGAGCCAAGTGGGTTCAGGAATGGAACCGGGTTTTCCTGCTGGTGTGCGCCACCGGGCTCGTGATCGACCCTCTGTTCTTCTACTCTCTGTCAATCAGCGAGAGATGTATGTGTCTGTTTGTGGACGGCTGGTTTGCGATAACGGTGACGGTGCTCCGGTGCATGACGGACGTGTTGCACGTGTGGAACATGTGGCTGCAGCTGAAGACGGCGAAGAGGTACTCCTTCACGGCAATGGTTGGTGGTGGTGAAGGGACAAACAATGGGCTGCGTGACACCAGTCCTCGCTCTGTGGCGATGAGATATTTGAAGGGCAAGAAGGGGTTTTTGTTTGACCTCTTTGTTATTCTGCCTATCCCCCAG ATAGTATTATGGGTAGTGATTCCTGCATTATTGGAGAAGGGATCGGTGACGGTGGTGATGACAGTGTTCTTGATGTTTTTCATTCAATATCTCCCGAAAATCTATCACTCGGTTTGCCTCTTACGCCGAATGCAAAACCTCTCTGGCTACATCTTTGGCACCGTTTGGTGGGGAATAGCCCTCAACTTGATTGCATATTTTGTTGCGGCCCAT GCTGCAGGAGCATGTTGGTACTTGTTAGGAATCCAAAGGGCAGAGAAGTGCCTGAAAGAGCAATGCAGGGAAGCAGCTGGTTGTGGAATGAGAATATTATCTTGCAAAGACCCATTTTATTATGGAAAAGAAACCAACTTGAGAGACAGAGCAAGAATAGCATGGGCAAACAACAAGCAAGCAAGGTCTACGTGCTTGGAGAGTCCAGACCATTACGACTATGGAGCCTTTGCATGGACTGTTCAACTTTTCACAAATGACAGCCGCTTGGAAAAGATACTTTTCCCTATCTTTTGGGGCCTAATGACTCTCAG CACCTTTGGGAACTTGGAAAGCTCAACGGAATGGTTAGAGGTTGTCTTCAACATAATTGTTTTAACCAGTGGACTCCTTTTGGTCACTATGTTGATAGGAAACATAAAG GTGTTTTTGCATGCAACCACTTCAAAGAAACAAGCAATGCAATTGAAGATGAGAAACATAGAGTGGTGGATGAGGAAGAGGCACTTGCCTATGGGCTTCAGGCAACGGGTGCGCAACTACGAGCGTCAACGATGGGCAGCCATGCGTGGTGTCGATGAATGTGAGATGATCAGGAACCTTCCCGAGGGCCTTAGAAGGGATATCAAGTATCACCTATGCTTGGACTTGGTCAGACAG GTACCATTATTCCAATATATGGATGATCTGGTTCTTGAGAACATTTGTGATCGCGTCAAGTCTCTTATATTCCCAAAAGGAGAAACA ATTACAAGAGAGGGAGACCCAGTTCAAAGAATGCTATTTGTAGTAAGGGGGCATCTTCAAAGCAGCCAAGTTCTCAGAGATGGTGTGAAAAGTTGCTGCATGTTAGGCCCTGGAAACTTCAGTGGCGACGAGCTCTTGTCATGGTGTCTCAGAAGGCCCTTCATAGAAAGACTACCACCATCTTCCTCGACACTAATTACTCTCGAAACCACGGAAGCATTCAGCCTTGAAGCAGAGGATGTCAAATACGTGACTCAACATTTTCGGTACACATTTGTGAATGAAAAGGTCAAGAGAAGTGCAAGGTACTACTCACCAGGTTGGAGGACATGGGCTGCTGTGGCAATTCAGTTGGCTTGGAGGAGGTACAAGCATCGCTTAACGCTAACTTCATTGTCGTTTATAAGGCCTCGAAGACCCCTGTCGAGATGTTCATCACTGGGAGAGGATAGGCTGAGACTCTACACAGCTTTGTTGACTTCTCCAAAGCCAAATGATCAAGATGATTTTTTGATTGATTAG